Proteins encoded in a region of the Cytophagia bacterium CHB2 genome:
- the selA gene encoding L-seryl-tRNA(Sec) selenium transferase, with product MRDDQPLRLLPAVDKILQHDRLTPLRARLAPEFLAECARRAVALLRAQWQTQPPAQADELAVLAQAVELTVSQAQKLLAPRLKKVINATGIILHTGLGRAVLSETALAALRDIAPGYCNLEIDLETGKRGDRHLHVENVLRELTGAEAACVVNNNAAAVLLALNTIADKKEIMLSRGQMVEIGGAFRMPEVVKKSGAKLVEIGTTNKTKLQDYAAAITPKSAGILVAHTSNYRILGFTHEVALKDLVELAHRHGLVLVHDLGGGVLVDLRQWGLPYEPFVSESIQAGVDLVTFSGDKILGGPQCGLIVGRKELIQRLKKNPLMRALRCDKLTLALLENTLRLFLHPESLREHHAVIHMLTEDVALVQQRAQRLYDGLRAVCAENFFIKIEATASEAGSGALPIEKIPSFAVTVRSTNLSAAKLAKALRLAETPIIGYVQDDCVWLDARTLGEEEVGTIIDAFRKLR from the coding sequence ATGAGAGATGATCAACCGTTGCGCCTGTTGCCGGCGGTGGATAAGATTTTACAGCATGATCGCCTCACGCCTCTGCGCGCGCGCCTCGCGCCGGAGTTTTTAGCGGAGTGCGCACGACGGGCAGTGGCGCTGTTGCGCGCACAATGGCAAACCCAGCCACCGGCGCAGGCGGATGAGTTAGCGGTACTCGCACAGGCGGTCGAATTGACGGTTTCCCAGGCACAGAAGCTGCTGGCGCCTCGCCTTAAGAAAGTGATCAATGCCACCGGGATTATTTTGCACACCGGTTTGGGTCGTGCGGTGTTATCCGAAACCGCGCTAGCGGCATTGCGGGACATTGCGCCGGGTTACTGCAATTTGGAAATCGATCTGGAAACGGGCAAGCGCGGCGATCGCCATCTTCATGTTGAGAACGTGCTACGCGAATTGACCGGCGCGGAAGCGGCTTGTGTGGTGAATAACAATGCGGCCGCGGTTTTGTTGGCGTTGAATACCATCGCCGATAAAAAAGAAATCATGCTCTCGCGCGGGCAAATGGTGGAAATTGGCGGCGCGTTTCGCATGCCGGAAGTGGTGAAAAAAAGCGGCGCAAAGCTGGTCGAGATCGGCACAACCAACAAAACCAAGCTGCAGGATTACGCCGCAGCGATTACACCGAAAAGCGCGGGCATTTTGGTGGCGCACACGAGCAATTATCGCATTCTCGGATTTACGCATGAAGTGGCGCTCAAGGATCTGGTTGAGCTGGCGCACCGTCACGGCCTGGTTTTGGTTCATGATTTGGGCGGCGGTGTGCTGGTTGATTTGCGGCAATGGGGTTTGCCTTATGAGCCATTCGTTTCCGAAAGCATTCAGGCCGGAGTTGATCTGGTGACGTTCAGCGGCGACAAGATTCTGGGCGGGCCGCAATGCGGCTTGATTGTGGGCCGGAAAGAATTGATTCAACGCCTCAAAAAAAATCCGCTCATGCGCGCGCTACGCTGCGACAAACTGACGCTTGCGCTGTTGGAGAACACCTTGCGGTTGTTTTTGCATCCCGAGAGTTTGCGCGAGCATCATGCTGTCATTCACATGTTGACGGAAGATGTCGCACTGGTGCAACAACGGGCGCAACGGTTGTATGACGGTTTGCGCGCCGTCTGCGCTGAAAATTTTTTTATCAAAATTGAGGCCACTGCGAGTGAGGCCGGCAGCGGCGCTTTGCCAATTGAGAAGATTCCCAGCTTTGCTGTGACCGTCCGCAGTACCAATCTCTCCGCGGCAAAATTGGCAAAGGCCCTGCGCCTGGCAGAGACTCCAATTATCGGTTATGTGCAGGATGATTGCGTGTGGCTGGATGCCCGCACGTTGGGGGAGGAGGAGGTTGGAACAATAATAGATGCCTTTAGAAAACTGCGGTAG
- a CDS encoding MATE family efflux transporter, with the protein MPQTSSEASRFSLKKFLLRNRDVHSQNGRLAAKPEASPLANLLKTSLPTVVDLASQTIMWTIESILIGRISAAAFGGFGMAIQVIVLCMTVLLTFVVGSSLIINRNLGGGDRQEANHIFGQTMIIGSMIAIGLALFWFFGATQIFKLIKEGGMEAELAGVRYLRTIAVFSPFIITNFIAVGVIRGIGETKFSMMINLGINALNLVLSPLLIFGLFGLPRLEVQGAAFAAGLSHTAGFVATFYLVRSRKSKLFLSLREMAQPNFTTLKRLFKAGFPTTIEQLVWAFGQLVVTSFVALLGIHLLAAHQAFMRIQAILSMFYMGFGLGAMTLMGQNLGADRQQLAERTAEVSGWVMYAFVMIVILLLVVFSQPILSVFTSDPKVITAGLLPLTMFALTQLPKAVNNVLMGNLRGAGDLKWLMWLSIAAVIVFEIGANAIVIFLLKGGLLGLWLVHMLDETIRLAANYWRFNRGKWKFLNI; encoded by the coding sequence GTGCCGCAAACCAGCTCTGAGGCGTCGCGGTTTTCTCTCAAAAAATTTTTGCTGAGAAACCGCGATGTCCATTCTCAAAACGGGCGTCTAGCCGCCAAACCCGAAGCCTCACCGCTTGCCAATCTGCTCAAAACCTCGTTGCCGACCGTTGTCGATCTCGCCTCGCAGACGATCATGTGGACGATCGAGTCGATTCTCATCGGTCGCATCAGCGCGGCGGCTTTTGGCGGGTTCGGCATGGCGATTCAGGTGATCGTGCTGTGCATGACGGTTCTGCTCACCTTCGTGGTGGGCAGTTCGCTGATCATCAATCGTAATTTGGGCGGCGGCGACCGCCAGGAGGCAAATCATATCTTCGGCCAGACCATGATCATCGGCTCGATGATCGCGATTGGCCTGGCGCTCTTTTGGTTTTTCGGCGCGACGCAGATTTTCAAGCTCATCAAAGAAGGCGGCATGGAGGCCGAACTCGCGGGCGTGAGGTATCTGCGCACGATTGCTGTGTTTTCGCCCTTCATCATCACCAACTTCATTGCGGTGGGCGTGATTCGCGGCATCGGCGAGACGAAATTCTCGATGATGATCAATCTCGGCATCAACGCCTTGAATCTCGTACTCTCGCCGCTGCTCATTTTTGGCTTGTTCGGTTTGCCGCGCCTGGAGGTGCAGGGCGCGGCGTTCGCCGCCGGCCTCTCGCACACCGCCGGTTTCGTGGCCACATTTTATTTGGTGCGCAGCCGTAAAAGCAAACTGTTTCTCTCGCTGCGCGAGATGGCGCAGCCCAACTTCACCACCCTGAAGCGCCTCTTCAAAGCCGGCTTTCCCACCACGATTGAGCAACTCGTGTGGGCCTTCGGCCAGCTCGTGGTCACCAGTTTTGTCGCCTTGCTCGGCATTCATTTGCTCGCCGCCCATCAGGCCTTCATGCGCATTCAGGCGATTCTCTCCATGTTTTACATGGGCTTCGGCCTGGGCGCCATGACGCTGATGGGGCAAAATCTCGGCGCCGACCGCCAGCAACTGGCCGAACGCACCGCGGAAGTGTCCGGCTGGGTGATGTATGCGTTTGTCATGATCGTCATACTTTTACTTGTGGTATTTTCCCAGCCTATCTTGAGTGTTTTCACCTCCGATCCCAAAGTGATCACCGCCGGCCTGCTCCCGTTGACCATGTTTGCGTTAACCCAGCTTCCCAAAGCCGTGAACAACGTGTTGATGGGAAATTTGCGCGGGGCCGGTGATCTCAAATGGCTCATGTGGCTCAGCATCGCGGCGGTGATTGTTTTTGAAATCGGCGCCAATGCCATAGTTATTTTTTTATTGAAGGGCGGGCTGTTAGGCCTGTGGTTGGTGCATATGCTGGATGAAACCATTCGCCTGGCCGCGAACTATTGGCGTTTCAACCGCGGCAAGTGGAAGTTTTTGAATATTTGA
- a CDS encoding S41 family peptidase, with protein MTLKKQTAALVVFMAAGLTVAGWFFNWGVGVSADYVHEIRKNIEIFGLVYQEISKKYVEPVDPDKFMKAGIHGMLETLDPYTTLIEDESNSHLQIITTGKYGGLGMRIGEQQGWPTVVEQPFEDDPAGKAGIREGDRIIAIDGQTTRGISINEVAKRLRGEIGTPVTLKIEREGEPEPLDFRLIRAEITILDVSYSGIIKDGIGYIKLAGFSKNAGYEIRQALRELQAQGLKSVILDLRNNPGGLLDAAVSVSENFVGKGDLVVSTKGRMEESVKEYRSDAEPIAGSLPLIVLVNDYSASASEIVAGAIQDLDRGVIIGQPTFGKGLVQTVVPITRDAALKITTAKYYIPSGRLIQRVDRLRREAAPEVLADEELGEESPTTGAATIASEVNNDSTHIYYTLNNKREMHGGGGIKPDIRIESPRLNRYQYELRRKSLFFHFALTYANQHRDLPRNFVVGDDILAQFRKFIEEKGFSYVSQSEDELANLKKIAAEEGYLEVLQDEITGLETALKAQKTDDFARNRDYIVRELEKEIAAKLFGTKAKVEATFDDDPYLAEAIKILQSQERYLAILGAGAKRKG; from the coding sequence ATGACGCTGAAAAAGCAAACCGCCGCCCTCGTCGTTTTCATGGCTGCCGGACTTACGGTCGCCGGTTGGTTTTTTAATTGGGGCGTCGGCGTAAGCGCCGATTACGTCCACGAGATTCGCAAAAATATTGAAATCTTCGGGCTGGTGTATCAGGAGATTTCGAAAAAATACGTCGAGCCGGTCGATCCCGACAAATTCATGAAGGCCGGCATTCACGGCATGCTGGAAACGCTCGATCCTTACACCACTTTGATCGAAGACGAATCCAACTCGCATCTGCAGATCATCACCACCGGCAAATACGGCGGTTTGGGCATGCGCATCGGCGAGCAGCAGGGCTGGCCTACGGTAGTCGAGCAGCCGTTTGAAGACGATCCCGCAGGCAAAGCCGGCATTCGTGAAGGCGACCGCATTATCGCGATCGACGGCCAAACCACGCGCGGGATTTCGATTAACGAAGTGGCCAAGCGCTTGCGCGGCGAGATCGGCACGCCGGTGACATTGAAAATCGAACGCGAAGGCGAGCCGGAACCGCTTGACTTTCGCTTGATTCGCGCGGAAATCACGATTCTTGACGTGAGTTATTCCGGCATCATCAAAGACGGCATCGGTTACATCAAGCTCGCGGGATTCTCAAAGAATGCCGGTTACGAGATTCGCCAGGCCCTTCGCGAGTTGCAAGCGCAGGGGCTGAAGAGCGTGATTCTCGACTTGCGCAACAATCCCGGCGGCTTGCTCGACGCGGCGGTGTCGGTGTCGGAAAATTTTGTCGGCAAAGGCGATTTGGTGGTGTCGACCAAAGGCCGCATGGAAGAAAGCGTGAAAGAGTACCGCTCCGATGCCGAGCCGATTGCCGGCAGCCTTCCGCTCATCGTTTTGGTGAATGATTACAGCGCCTCGGCTTCGGAAATCGTTGCGGGCGCGATTCAGGATTTGGATCGCGGCGTAATTATCGGCCAGCCAACATTCGGCAAGGGCCTGGTGCAAACCGTGGTTCCGATCACGCGCGACGCGGCCTTGAAGATTACCACGGCAAAATATTACATCCCGAGCGGCCGTTTGATTCAGCGCGTCGATCGGTTGCGCCGTGAGGCCGCGCCGGAGGTGCTCGCAGACGAGGAATTGGGCGAAGAGTCGCCTACCACCGGCGCCGCAACGATTGCCTCGGAAGTCAACAATGACAGCACGCATATCTATTACACCCTGAACAACAAACGCGAGATGCACGGCGGCGGCGGCATCAAGCCGGATATTCGCATCGAAAGCCCGCGTCTCAATCGCTATCAGTATGAGCTGCGGCGCAAATCGCTGTTCTTCCATTTTGCCTTGACATATGCCAATCAGCACCGGGATTTGCCGCGCAACTTCGTGGTGGGCGACGACATTCTCGCGCAATTCCGCAAATTCATCGAAGAGAAGGGCTTCAGCTACGTTTCACAAAGTGAAGACGAACTGGCGAATTTGAAAAAAATCGCCGCTGAAGAAGGTTATCTCGAGGTGTTGCAGGATGAAATCACCGGCCTGGAAACCGCGTTGAAAGCGCAGAAGACCGACGATTTCGCGCGCAATCGCGATTACATCGTGCGGGAATTGGAGAAAGAGATTGCCGCTAAACTATTCGGCACCAAGGCAAAAGTTGAAGCCACGTTTGACGACGATCCTTATCTCGCAGAAGCCATCAAAATTTTGCAGAGCCAAGAGCGCTATCTCGCCATTCTGGGCGCGGGCGCAAAACGAAAAGGTTAA
- a CDS encoding pyruvate, phosphate dikinase: MALAKTKKKALTKNNSNSLTRKKLKKLASKRNGKAKDKYVYTFGDGKAEGDASMKNLLGGKGANLAEMASIGLPVPAGFTITTEVCTAFYENKRKYPKVLKKQVENALAHLEKIMGAKFGSTKNPLLLSVRSGARVSMPGMMDTVLNLGLNDETLQGLIAKTGNERFAYDCYRRFVQMYGDVVLGLKPVNKDDIDPFEEILHDKKEKLGVKFDNELSAEALRELVHEFKAAIKERTGHDFPEDPMEQLWGAVGSVFGSWMNDRAIAYRKLYDIPESWGTAVNVQSMVFGNMGEDCGTGVAFTRDPATGENVFYGEYLINAQGEDVVAGTRTPEPIARLEQDMPKVFEQLMKIRKTLERHYKEMQDIEFTVQNGKLWMLQTRNGKRTAFAAFKIAHDMVNEKLIKKDQALSRLDPNALNQLLRPIFDLTEKQAAVEHGNLLAKGLNAGPGAASGKIVFNAEDAVAWKKQGEKVILVRIETSPEDIKGMDASEGILTARGGMTSHAALVARQMGKVCVAGCEALVIDYKARTMQVKGRTLREGDWLSIDGTTGEVISGQIKTKPSEILQVLFEKTMQPEESETYRIYADIMVWADKYRKLNIRTNADQPDQAANAVAFGAEGIGLCRTEHMFFGGDRIDAVREMILADDEAGRRVALAKLLPFQRQDFIGIFEVMNDLPVTIRTLDPPLHEFLPHSEREQADLAAKLGVPAEKIKAKVEALHEFNPMLGHRGCRLGVVYPEITEMQARAILEAACAVAKQGKNVLPEIMIPLVGHINELKLQAQIVRETAAKVFAEQGTKVDYMVGTMIELPRAAIVADQIAQEAEFFSYGTNDLTQTTFGLSRDDAGRFLPYYVEHEILPFDPFQTIDAEGVGELMRWGVKRGRETRPKLKVGICGEHGGDPASVKLCHKLGLNYVSCSPFRVPIARLAAAQAALEEADKD, encoded by the coding sequence ATGGCATTAGCCAAAACCAAAAAGAAGGCGCTTACCAAAAACAATTCAAATTCGCTCACGCGAAAAAAGCTAAAAAAGCTGGCGAGCAAGCGTAATGGTAAAGCCAAAGACAAATATGTTTACACCTTCGGCGACGGCAAAGCTGAAGGCGATGCCAGCATGAAGAACTTGCTCGGCGGCAAGGGCGCAAACCTCGCGGAAATGGCGAGCATCGGCTTGCCGGTGCCTGCCGGTTTCACCATCACCACGGAAGTTTGCACGGCGTTTTATGAAAACAAACGCAAGTACCCCAAGGTTTTGAAGAAGCAAGTCGAAAATGCGCTGGCCCATTTGGAAAAAATCATGGGCGCCAAGTTCGGCAGCACAAAAAACCCTCTGCTGCTGTCTGTGCGTTCCGGCGCGCGCGTGTCGATGCCCGGCATGATGGACACCGTGCTCAATCTCGGTTTGAATGATGAAACCCTGCAAGGCCTAATCGCCAAAACCGGCAATGAACGTTTTGCTTATGATTGCTACCGCCGGTTCGTGCAAATGTATGGCGACGTGGTGCTCGGCCTGAAGCCGGTCAATAAAGACGACATTGATCCCTTCGAAGAAATTCTGCACGATAAAAAGGAAAAACTCGGTGTGAAATTCGACAACGAGTTGAGCGCAGAGGCGTTGCGGGAATTGGTGCATGAGTTCAAGGCGGCCATCAAGGAACGCACCGGCCACGATTTTCCCGAAGACCCGATGGAACAGCTTTGGGGCGCAGTCGGCTCGGTGTTTGGCTCCTGGATGAACGATCGTGCCATCGCGTATCGCAAACTTTATGACATTCCCGAGAGCTGGGGCACTGCGGTCAATGTGCAATCGATGGTGTTCGGCAACATGGGCGAAGACTGCGGCACGGGCGTGGCGTTCACGCGCGATCCTGCCACCGGAGAAAACGTATTTTACGGCGAATACTTGATCAACGCGCAAGGTGAAGACGTGGTAGCCGGCACTCGCACGCCCGAGCCGATTGCACGCCTCGAGCAGGACATGCCAAAAGTGTTCGAGCAGTTGATGAAGATTCGCAAAACGCTCGAGCGCCATTACAAAGAAATGCAGGATATCGAATTCACCGTGCAAAACGGCAAACTCTGGATGCTGCAAACGCGCAACGGCAAGCGCACCGCTTTCGCCGCGTTCAAGATTGCGCACGACATGGTGAATGAAAAACTCATCAAGAAAGATCAAGCGCTCAGCCGTCTCGATCCCAACGCGCTCAACCAATTGCTGCGCCCGATTTTTGACTTAACCGAAAAGCAAGCGGCCGTCGAGCACGGCAATTTGCTGGCCAAGGGTTTGAATGCCGGCCCCGGCGCTGCTTCCGGCAAAATCGTATTCAACGCCGAAGATGCGGTGGCGTGGAAAAAGCAGGGCGAAAAAGTCATTCTGGTGCGCATCGAAACCTCGCCGGAAGACATCAAAGGCATGGATGCCTCCGAAGGCATTCTCACTGCGCGCGGCGGCATGACCAGCCACGCGGCATTGGTGGCGCGCCAGATGGGCAAGGTTTGCGTAGCCGGTTGCGAGGCGCTGGTAATCGATTACAAGGCGCGCACAATGCAAGTCAAAGGCCGCACGCTGCGCGAAGGCGACTGGCTTTCGATCGACGGCACCACCGGTGAAGTGATTTCCGGGCAGATCAAAACCAAACCTTCGGAAATCCTGCAAGTGTTGTTCGAAAAAACCATGCAGCCGGAGGAATCTGAAACCTACCGCATCTATGCCGACATCATGGTGTGGGCGGACAAGTATCGCAAGCTCAACATTCGCACGAATGCCGATCAGCCCGATCAAGCTGCCAATGCCGTGGCTTTCGGCGCGGAAGGCATTGGCCTGTGCCGCACCGAGCATATGTTCTTTGGCGGCGACCGCATTGATGCGGTGCGTGAAATGATTCTGGCGGATGATGAAGCGGGCCGGCGCGTGGCATTGGCCAAGCTCCTGCCGTTCCAGCGCCAGGATTTCATCGGCATTTTTGAAGTGATGAACGATTTGCCGGTGACGATTCGCACGCTCGATCCGCCGTTGCACGAGTTCCTGCCGCACAGCGAACGCGAACAGGCCGATCTGGCGGCGAAACTTGGCGTTCCCGCTGAAAAGATCAAAGCCAAAGTTGAAGCGCTGCACGAGTTCAACCCCATGCTCGGCCATCGCGGCTGCCGTCTCGGCGTGGTTTATCCTGAAATCACTGAAATGCAAGCGCGCGCAATTCTTGAAGCCGCCTGCGCAGTCGCGAAGCAAGGCAAGAACGTTTTGCCGGAGATCATGATTCCGCTGGTCGGCCATATCAACGAGCTCAAGCTGCAAGCGCAAATCGTGCGTGAAACTGCGGCGAAAGTGTTTGCCGAGCAAGGCACGAAAGTCGACTATATGGTCGGCACGATGATCGAGTTGCCGCGCGCGGCAATCGTGGCGGATCAAATCGCGCAGGAAGCGGAGTTCTTCAGCTACGGCACGAACGATTTGACCCAAACCACCTTCGGTCTTTCGCGCGACGATGCCGGGCGATTCCTGCCCTATTACGTCGAGCACGAGATTCTGCCGTTTGATCCTTTTCAAACTATCGATGCGGAAGGCGTCGGTGAGTTGATGAGGTGGGGCGTGAAGCGCGGGCGCGAGACTAGGCCCAAGCTCAAGGTCGGCATTTGCGGCGAGCACGGCGGCGATCCCGCCTCCGTGAAGCTTTGCCACAAACTCGGCCTGAACTACGTGAGCTGCTCGCCCTTCCGCGTGCCGATTGCACGGCTGGCCGCGGCGCAAGCAGCGTTGGAAGAAGCAGACAAAGACTGA
- a CDS encoding DUF433 domain-containing protein, with protein sequence MPVTETNYLHITLDDVGVPVISGTTMKVVELVLEKNAYGWSPEELYFQHPYLTLGQIYSALAYYWDHREELDQDIERRLEFVNSVERRTPRPPLVDRLKAKGLI encoded by the coding sequence ATGCCTGTTACAGAAACAAATTATCTACACATCACTCTTGATGATGTCGGTGTACCGGTCATATCAGGAACAACGATGAAAGTCGTCGAACTGGTTTTGGAAAAGAACGCCTACGGTTGGAGCCCCGAGGAGCTTTATTTTCAACATCCGTATCTGACCTTGGGTCAAATTTACTCGGCGCTTGCTTACTACTGGGATCATCGCGAAGAGCTTGATCAAGACATTGAACGCCGGCTTGAATTTGTGAACAGCGTTGAACGCAGGACGCCGCGCCCTCCGCTTGTCGATCGGCTTAAAGCCAAAGGGCTGATCTGA
- a CDS encoding inositol-3-phosphate synthase — MGAVTTTFIAGVEAVRRGLAQPFGSLTQMGTIRLGKRTDKRSPLIKDFVPLANLNDIVFGGWDIFEDDCYVAAKKAGVLEAKDLDPIKDTLSAIKPWKAVFHNDYVRRLSGTHVKQGNTKWDLAQMVRDDIMKFKAQHNLDRMVMLWCGSTEIFLQPEPVHQTIAAFEQGLRDNHAAIAPSMIYAYAAIKEGIPYGNGAPNLTADIPALVELAKQTETPICGKDFKSGQTMMKTILAPGLKARMLGLSGWFSTNILGNRDGEVLDDPYSFKTKEESKLSVLEYILQPEVYPQLYKDFYHKVRINYYPPRGDNKESWDNIDIFGWLGYPMQIKIDFLCRDSILAAPIVLDLVLFLDLAKRAGMKGIQEWLSFYFKSPQTAPNLYPEHDIFIQLMKLKNTLRHLQGEELITHLGLEYYD, encoded by the coding sequence ATGGGAGCTGTCACCACCACCTTTATTGCCGGCGTCGAAGCGGTGCGACGCGGTCTCGCGCAACCCTTCGGCTCGCTTACGCAAATGGGCACGATCCGCCTGGGCAAGCGCACCGACAAGCGCTCACCTTTGATCAAAGATTTTGTGCCGCTCGCCAATCTCAATGACATCGTATTCGGCGGCTGGGACATTTTTGAAGATGATTGCTACGTTGCCGCGAAAAAAGCCGGTGTGCTCGAGGCAAAAGATCTGGATCCAATCAAAGATACCCTGAGCGCCATCAAGCCGTGGAAAGCGGTTTTTCATAACGACTATGTCCGGCGGCTGTCGGGCACGCACGTGAAACAGGGCAACACCAAATGGGATTTGGCCCAAATGGTGCGTGATGACATCATGAAGTTCAAGGCCCAGCACAATCTCGATCGCATGGTCATGTTGTGGTGCGGCAGCACGGAAATTTTTCTGCAACCCGAGCCGGTGCATCAAACGATTGCGGCATTCGAGCAGGGCTTGCGCGACAATCATGCCGCGATTGCGCCGAGCATGATTTACGCTTACGCCGCAATCAAAGAAGGCATTCCCTACGGCAACGGCGCGCCCAATCTCACCGCCGATATTCCCGCGTTAGTCGAGCTGGCAAAACAAACCGAGACGCCCATTTGCGGCAAGGATTTCAAATCCGGCCAGACCATGATGAAAACTATCCTGGCGCCCGGTTTGAAAGCCCGCATGCTCGGCCTTTCCGGCTGGTTCTCCACCAACATTCTCGGCAATCGCGACGGCGAAGTGTTGGATGATCCCTACTCCTTCAAAACCAAGGAAGAGAGCAAGCTTTCCGTGCTCGAATACATCTTGCAGCCGGAGGTTTATCCCCAACTTTATAAGGATTTTTATCACAAAGTGCGCATCAATTATTATCCGCCGCGCGGCGATAATAAAGAAAGCTGGGATAACATTGACATCTTCGGCTGGCTGGGATACCCCATGCAGATCAAAATCGATTTTCTCTGTCGTGACAGCATCCTGGCCGCGCCCATCGTGCTCGATCTTGTGTTGTTCCTGGACTTAGCCAAGCGCGCCGGCATGAAGGGCATTCAGGAGTGGCTGTCGTTCTACTTCAAAAGCCCGCAAACGGCGCCGAATTTGTATCCCGAGCACGACATTTTCATTCAGCTCATGAAATTGAAAAACACCTTGCGGCATTTGCAAGGCGAAGAGCTGATCACGCACTTGGGACTCGAGTACTACGATTGA
- a CDS encoding dTMP kinase, producing MAGFFISFEGIDFCGKSEQSRRLCERLRQAGYDNVEFLREPGGVEIAEAIRKILLDTRHAGLNERTEILLYSAARAQITGERILPALHAGKIIVADRYVDSTTVYQGYGRGLDLEFVRAVNHFATRGTLPHVTFLIDLPVEVAHGRQQRNGLAKDRLENESEEFHQRVRAAYLKIAAAEPQRIIIINGDQSIAAIGDDVDKNLRQKFGLQV from the coding sequence ATGGCCGGCTTTTTTATATCTTTCGAAGGCATTGATTTTTGCGGTAAAAGCGAACAAAGCCGGCGCTTGTGCGAGCGGCTGCGCCAAGCCGGATACGACAATGTGGAATTTTTGCGCGAGCCGGGCGGTGTCGAGATTGCCGAAGCGATTCGCAAAATTCTGCTCGATACGCGCCATGCCGGACTCAACGAGCGCACGGAAATTCTGTTATATTCCGCGGCGCGCGCGCAAATTACCGGCGAACGAATTCTGCCGGCGCTGCACGCTGGAAAAATCATCGTGGCCGATCGCTATGTCGATTCCACCACGGTGTATCAAGGCTATGGCCGCGGCCTTGATCTCGAGTTTGTCAGGGCCGTCAATCACTTTGCGACGCGCGGCACGCTGCCGCATGTGACGTTTCTAATTGATTTGCCGGTCGAAGTCGCACACGGCCGTCAACAACGCAACGGCCTCGCAAAAGATCGCCTGGAAAACGAGAGTGAGGAATTTCACCAGCGTGTGCGCGCCGCCTATCTCAAAATCGCCGCGGCCGAGCCGCAACGCATCATCATCATCAATGGCGATCAAAGCATTGCCGCAATCGGCGACGACGTCGATAAAAACTTACGCCAGAAATTTGGATTGCAAGTATAA